One part of the Pelodiscus sinensis isolate JC-2024 chromosome 16, ASM4963464v1, whole genome shotgun sequence genome encodes these proteins:
- the TNFRSF17 gene encoding tumor necrosis factor receptor superfamily member 17 gives MAQHCFKNEYFDSLLQSCIPCHLRCSSKPPFSCQSYCNESPVQVSDRIIWIGLGIGVILTFTVFILMVLFKRKRPKLSKEELKNAESVVELNVILKADTENSVNTDIIGDSLESETSLMYSVEECTCVDCGFVKLQTGLDTSFPLPATEEGATVLVTTKTSEYCSYIPEAMTTHS, from the exons ATGGCTCAACATTGCTTCAAAAATGAGTATTTTGACAGCTTGCTGCAATCTTGTATACCATGTCACCTTCGATGTTCCAGTAAGCCACCTTTTTCATGTCAGAGCTATTGTAATGAGA GTCCAGTGCAGGTGTCAGACAGAATTATTTGGATTGGTTTGGGAATAGGAGTGATTTTAACATTCACAGTGTTCATATTAATGGTATTGTTTAAAAGGAAGCGCCCAAAACTATCAAAGGAAGAACTGAAAAATGCAG AGTCTGTAGTGGAGTTGAATGTTATACTCAAGGCAGATACTGAGAACAGTGTGAATACAGATATAATTGGAGATTCCCTTGAAAGTGAAACATCACTGATGTATTCAGTGGAGGAATGCACTTGTGTGGACTGTGGCTTTGTGAAACTCCAAACTGGCCTTGATACTTCATTTCCATTACCAGCCACAGAGGAAGGAGCTACTGTTCTGGTCACTACAAAGACTTCTGAATATTGCAGCTATATTCCAGAGGCTATGACGACTCACTCATAG